One region of Malania oleifera isolate guangnan ecotype guangnan chromosome 6, ASM2987363v1, whole genome shotgun sequence genomic DNA includes:
- the LOC131158555 gene encoding aspartic proteinase CDR1-like, whose product MAIIPTTTTTPSHLSFALLLTISILASFSSLPESHAGGGFTVNLIHRDSPNSPLYNPTDTLFARVSNALLRSTKRAKTLSQTPSPGLSDIINSGGVYLMNISIGSKRVPVLGITDTASDLVWTQCKPCKKCFLQAYPLFDPTTSSTYQVVSCGSKICSAMNKRSTFCTGANCGYQMGYGDGISSRGILSTDQISLGGSNTLPHAVFGCGIENSYEPSGQNGTGVIGLARGADSLISQLDSIIDGKFSYCLVDIYNSGGFSKMRFGSETEFSGAGVISTPLFSQSGNNFYYVRLDAISVGNIMVTNSDVLSPSCPRSSSSVGNIIIDTGTTLPHLINKFHDSLLLVVNKSKELQNLRRVEDPTRTLDLCYRSKEIVGPTLTAHFACGANVTLSPSHAFLKVAEDVLCFGFAKSENLAIWGSTTQMDFSVGYDLRNNKVFFKPTDCTKE is encoded by the coding sequence ATGGCAATTATTCCAACAACCACTACAACTCCATCACATCTCTCTTTTGCACTTTTACTCACCATCTCAATCCTCGCTTCCTTCTCCTCCCTCCCGGAATCTCACGCCGGCGGCGGTTTCACCGTCAACCTCATCCACCGCGACTCACCCAACTCCCCTCTCTACAACCCTACCGACACGCTCTTCGCGCGCGTGAGCAACGCGCTCCTGCGGTCCACTAAGCGCGCCAAGACACTATCTCAGACACCATCTCCTGGTCTTTCCGACATAATCAATAGTGGAGGCGTTTACCTCATGAACATATCCATCGGATCGAAGCGGGTCCCGGTGCTCGGAATCACCGACACCGCAAGCGACCTCGTGTGGACCCAGTGCAAGCCCTGCAAGAAGTGCTTCCTGCAAGCATATCCTCTCTTTGATCCGACAACCTCATCCACTTACCAGGTCGTTTCGTGCGGATCAAAAATCTGCAGTGCTATGAATAAACGTTCCACGTTCTGCACTGGCGCGAACTGCGGATATCAGATGGGGTATGGGGACGGGATCTCATCAAGGGGCATCCTATCAACGGACCAGATCAGTCTAGGAGGCTCCAATACGCTCCCGCACGCCGTCTTCGGGTGCGGAATTGAGAATAGTTATGAACCATCCGGACAGAACGGGACGGGCGTAATCGGACTCGCACGCGGGGCCGATTCTCTCATTTCGCAATTGGATTCTATCATCGACGGCAAATTTTCCTACTGCTTGGTGGATATTTACAACTCGGGAGGTTTCAGCAAAATGAGATTTGGAAGTGAAACGGAGTTTTCGGGGGCAGGGGTGATCTCCACTCCCCTATTTTCTCAAAGTGGAAACAATTTCTATTATGTACGATTGGATGCGATCAGCGTGGGAAACATAATGGTGACAAATTCCGACGTCCTTTCTCCTTCTTGTCCTCGTTCTTCGTCGTCCGTTGGTAACATTATCATAGACACTGGAACGACGCTGCCGCATCTCATAAACAAGTTCCACGATAGCTTGTTGCTGGTGGTGAACAAGAGCAAGGAGCTTCAGAATTTGAGGCGCGTGGAGGACCCAACCAGGACTCTTGATCTCTGCTACAGGTCGAAGGAGATTGTGGGACCCACATTGACGGCGCATTTCGCGTGCGGTGCAAATGTGACGTTGAGTCCTTCGCATGCCTTCCTGAAAGTAGCGGAGGACGTCCTGTGCTTTGGGTTTGCGAAGTCGGAGAATTTGGCCATATGGGGGAGCACGACGCAGATGGACTTCTCGGTAGGTTATGATCTCAGGAATAATAAAGTCTTCTTCAAGCCTACAGACTGCACAAAAGAGTAG